The following proteins come from a genomic window of Halomicroarcula saliterrae:
- a CDS encoding CapA family protein, producing MTYTLGFTGDVMLGRLVDERQRTRAVDAVWDGALSRLRALDALFINLECPLSTRGRPWQRTHRPFHFRADQDWAVPALSAAGVDWATLANNHLLDFGEPALLDTLDALSAAGIAHSGAGRDERDARAPATATVGELTVAFCSATDNTPEYAAGPDGPGVARTALDLNDPTERGKLATAVDDALATDPDLLVASLHWGPNMTTEVFGRHREVGHWLLDRGVDVVHGHSAHVFKAVEVADNGLLMYDCGDFVDDYAVDDALRNDRSFLFELTVAEDGTPEQLRLVPVEIRNCAVHLAGGAVAQWCRETMRRRSREFDTAFERDGEALVAAW from the coding sequence ATAACGTACACGCTCGGTTTCACGGGCGACGTGATGCTCGGGCGCCTCGTCGACGAGCGCCAGCGGACCCGCGCCGTCGATGCCGTCTGGGACGGCGCGCTGTCGCGCTTGCGGGCGCTGGACGCGCTGTTCATCAATCTGGAGTGCCCGCTGTCGACGCGGGGCCGACCCTGGCAGCGCACGCACCGCCCCTTTCACTTCCGGGCCGACCAGGACTGGGCGGTTCCCGCCCTTTCGGCCGCCGGCGTCGACTGGGCCACGCTGGCGAACAACCACCTGCTCGACTTCGGGGAGCCGGCGCTGCTGGACACCCTCGACGCGCTCTCGGCGGCCGGCATCGCCCACAGCGGCGCGGGCCGGGACGAGCGCGACGCCCGGGCACCCGCGACGGCGACCGTCGGCGAGCTCACGGTGGCGTTCTGCTCGGCGACCGACAACACGCCCGAGTACGCCGCCGGTCCCGACGGTCCCGGCGTCGCCCGGACGGCGCTGGACCTGAACGACCCCACCGAGCGAGGGAAACTGGCGACCGCCGTCGACGACGCGCTGGCGACCGACCCCGACCTGCTCGTCGCCTCGCTCCACTGGGGCCCCAACATGACGACCGAGGTGTTCGGCCGGCACCGCGAGGTGGGCCACTGGCTGCTGGACCGCGGTGTCGACGTCGTCCACGGCCACAGCGCTCACGTGTTCAAAGCCGTCGAGGTCGCCGACAACGGACTCCTCATGTACGACTGCGGCGACTTCGTCGACGACTACGCTGTCGACGACGCTCTGCGCAACGACCGGAGCTTCCTCTTCGAACTGACCGTCGCCGAGGACGGGACGCCGGAGCAGCTTCGGCTGGTCCCCGTCGAAATCAGGAACTGTGCGGTCCATCTGGCCGGCGGCGCGGTCGCCCAGTGGTGTCGCGAGACGATGCGACGGCGGAGCCGGGAGTTCGATACTGCGTTCGAGCGTGACGGGGAAGCGCTGGTGGCGGCGTGGTAA
- a CDS encoding helix-turn-helix domain-containing protein yields MSLDPSPEQFRDLMATDEPDLAEVMACVFGVQGHEVRTYRTLLSTPATTVEELANALERDRSNVNRSLSTLREKGLARRERRLLDGGGHVYQYTATPLDEARELMHEALDGWTAAVHDSIDSFDGETLDEAPADGA; encoded by the coding sequence ATGAGTCTCGACCCCTCGCCGGAGCAGTTTCGCGACCTGATGGCCACTGACGAACCGGACCTCGCGGAAGTGATGGCGTGTGTTTTCGGCGTCCAGGGCCACGAAGTCCGGACCTACCGGACGCTGCTGTCCACGCCGGCCACCACCGTCGAGGAGTTGGCGAACGCGTTAGAGCGGGACCGCTCGAACGTCAATCGCTCGCTGTCGACGCTGCGCGAGAAGGGGCTGGCACGGCGCGAGCGCCGTCTGCTCGACGGCGGCGGCCACGTCTACCAGTACACGGCGACGCCGCTCGACGAGGCCCGGGAACTGATGCACGAGGCTCTGGACGGGTGGACCGCCGCGGTCCACGACAGCATCGATTCGTTCGACGGCGAGACACTCGACGAGGCGCCAGCCGACGGCGCCTGA